A stretch of Strix aluco isolate bStrAlu1 chromosome 16, bStrAlu1.hap1, whole genome shotgun sequence DNA encodes these proteins:
- the RAD51 gene encoding DNA repair protein RAD51 homolog 1 isoform X1 has translation MLDLYERIFLPAPLPLTAVSFHAAALPPHRRALARGEGSGPFKAPPTFRRGVGFRRVRASRDVVAGSSEQAQSGTGRGSTAGGSGLCGAPGAMAMQVQLEANADTSAEEESFGPQLISRLEQCGINANDVKKLEEAGFHTVEAVAYAPKKELLNIKGISEAKADKILAEAAKLVPMGFTTATEFHQRRSEIIQITTGSKELDKLLQGGIETGSITELFGEFRTGKTQLCHTLAVTCQLPIDRGGGEGKAMYIDTEGTFRPERLLAVAERYGLSGSDVLDNVAYARGFNTDHQTQLLYQASAMMAESRYALLIVDSATALYRTDYSGRGELSARQMHLARFLRMLLRLADEFGVAVVITNQVVAQVDGAAMFAADPKKPIGGNIIAHASTTRLYLRKGRGETRICKIYDSPCLPEAEAMFAINADGVGDAKD, from the exons ATGCTTGATCTTTACGAGCGGATCTTCCTCCCTGCCCCGCTGCCGCTCACCGCGGTCTCATTTCACGCAGCTGCGCTTCCACCGCACAGGCGCGCTCTCGCGCGGGGAGAGGGGAGCGGCCCCTTTAAGGCGCCGCCGACCTTCCGCCGAGGGGTGGGGTTTCGGCGCGTGCGCGCGTCACGTGACGTGGTGGCGGGCTCTTCCGAACAGGCCCAGTCAGGGACGGGGCGGGGGAGCACTGCCGGAGGGAG TGGGCTGTGCGGAGCCCCAGGTGCAATGGCCATGCAGGTGCAGCTGGAAGCAAATGCAGATACGTCAGCAGAGGAAGAGAGCTTTGGACCACAGCTCATATCCAGGTTAGAG CAATGCGGTATAAATGCAAATGACGTGAAGAAATTGGAAGAAGCTGGATTTCACACAGTTGAGGCTGTTGCTTATGCACCAAAGAAGGAGCTACTAAATATTAAAGGCATCAGCGAAGCCAAAGCTGACAAAATCTTG GCTGAAGCAGCTAAACTGGTTCCGATGGGTTTCACCACAGCAACGGAATTCCACCAGCGGAGGTCAGAGATCATCCAGATCACCACTGGGTCCAAAGAACTTGATAAACTTCTTCAag gaGGAATAGAAACAGGGTCCATAACAGAGTTGTTTGGGGAGTTTCGTACGGGAAAAACACAGTTGTGTCATACCCTGGCAGTAACCTGTCAA cTTCCCATTGACCGAGGTGGTGGTGAAGGAAAAGCCATGTATATTGACACAGAAGGGACCTTCCGTCCAGAACGGCTTCTCGCAGTGGCAGAAAG GTACGGCTTGTCTGGCAGTGATGTCCTGGATAACGTGGCATACGCTCGAGGCTTTAACACAGATCACCAGACCCAGCTCCTGTATCAGGCCTCTGCTATGATGGCTGAGTCACG ATACGCGCTGCTGATAGTGGACAGTGCCACGGCCCTTTATCGGACAGATTACTCGGGACGAGGAGAGCTCTCGGCGAGACAGATGCACCTGGCCAGGTTCCTGCGTATGCTGCTTCGACTTGCCGATGAG TTTGGTGTGGCAGTTGTGATCACTAACCAAGTGGTAGCACAAGTAGATGGAGCAGCCATGTTTGCTGCAGATCCCAAAAAACCTATTGGGGGAAATATCATAGCGCATGCTTCCACCACGAG ACTGTATCTGCGGAAAGGCCGAGGTGAAACCAGAATATGTAAAATCTATGACTCTCCTTGCCTTCCTGAGGCTGAAGCAATGTTTGCTATTAATGCTGACGGAGTGGGAGATGCTAAGGACTGA
- the RAD51 gene encoding DNA repair protein RAD51 homolog 1 isoform X2, with amino-acid sequence MAMQVQLEANADTSAEEESFGPQLISRLEQCGINANDVKKLEEAGFHTVEAVAYAPKKELLNIKGISEAKADKILAEAAKLVPMGFTTATEFHQRRSEIIQITTGSKELDKLLQGGIETGSITELFGEFRTGKTQLCHTLAVTCQLPIDRGGGEGKAMYIDTEGTFRPERLLAVAERYGLSGSDVLDNVAYARGFNTDHQTQLLYQASAMMAESRYALLIVDSATALYRTDYSGRGELSARQMHLARFLRMLLRLADEFGVAVVITNQVVAQVDGAAMFAADPKKPIGGNIIAHASTTRLYLRKGRGETRICKIYDSPCLPEAEAMFAINADGVGDAKD; translated from the exons ATGGCCATGCAGGTGCAGCTGGAAGCAAATGCAGATACGTCAGCAGAGGAAGAGAGCTTTGGACCACAGCTCATATCCAGGTTAGAG CAATGCGGTATAAATGCAAATGACGTGAAGAAATTGGAAGAAGCTGGATTTCACACAGTTGAGGCTGTTGCTTATGCACCAAAGAAGGAGCTACTAAATATTAAAGGCATCAGCGAAGCCAAAGCTGACAAAATCTTG GCTGAAGCAGCTAAACTGGTTCCGATGGGTTTCACCACAGCAACGGAATTCCACCAGCGGAGGTCAGAGATCATCCAGATCACCACTGGGTCCAAAGAACTTGATAAACTTCTTCAag gaGGAATAGAAACAGGGTCCATAACAGAGTTGTTTGGGGAGTTTCGTACGGGAAAAACACAGTTGTGTCATACCCTGGCAGTAACCTGTCAA cTTCCCATTGACCGAGGTGGTGGTGAAGGAAAAGCCATGTATATTGACACAGAAGGGACCTTCCGTCCAGAACGGCTTCTCGCAGTGGCAGAAAG GTACGGCTTGTCTGGCAGTGATGTCCTGGATAACGTGGCATACGCTCGAGGCTTTAACACAGATCACCAGACCCAGCTCCTGTATCAGGCCTCTGCTATGATGGCTGAGTCACG ATACGCGCTGCTGATAGTGGACAGTGCCACGGCCCTTTATCGGACAGATTACTCGGGACGAGGAGAGCTCTCGGCGAGACAGATGCACCTGGCCAGGTTCCTGCGTATGCTGCTTCGACTTGCCGATGAG TTTGGTGTGGCAGTTGTGATCACTAACCAAGTGGTAGCACAAGTAGATGGAGCAGCCATGTTTGCTGCAGATCCCAAAAAACCTATTGGGGGAAATATCATAGCGCATGCTTCCACCACGAG ACTGTATCTGCGGAAAGGCCGAGGTGAAACCAGAATATGTAAAATCTATGACTCTCCTTGCCTTCCTGAGGCTGAAGCAATGTTTGCTATTAATGCTGACGGAGTGGGAGATGCTAAGGACTGA